A segment of the Lentisphaerota bacterium genome:
TCATTGACCAGCCGTTCGTTAAGGAACCGAAGCAGACCATTACGCAGGTGGTCAACGACGCCGCCAAGAAGGCGGGCGACACGATCACGGTCACCCGCTTTGTCCGCTTCCAGCTCGGCGCGAGCTAGAACCGTTCGCGTGCACATGGGAGAGTGTGTGTGGGAGTGTGAGGTCGGGGAGCATTGCCCTTTCATTTCGATTAGCGGCTAAAAGCGGCGTCGCGCGGGATACCGCTTGCCGCCGCACTCCGAGACGCTGCCGTCGGGGCGCTGCTTTTTTCCGGTGGCCAGCGCAGCTCGGCACCGCTTTTCCGGCGCAAGTCTGTGTCATTGCTGGCTGATTCCGACCTTCGTGATCTGAGTGGTGAAACCCACGCAGACTCACACACTCACATACTCACATACTCACACGCCCTGTCGCCCGCCGACCACCTGAACGTTTGACAACGGACGCGCATTGTGATTTCATCACTGTATCACTGTATCACTGTATCACTGTATCACTGCGTCACTGCGGCTATGTTGGGCGGTACGGGCTGTTGATGATTGATCGGTATCGAATTGGGGGCCGTGATGTGCGGAATCGTGGGCTACGTGGGGCTTGAGGGCGCGTGCGGCGTCCTTCTGGCCGGTCTTCGGCGACTCGAGTACCGCGGCTACGATTCGGCGGGGATCGCCCTGGTGGATGACGGACTGTTGCACGTCGGCAAGTCGGTCGGCAAGGTGCAGGGACTGGCCGACCGGATCGCGTGCGAGTGGCGGGAGGATGTGTGCCGCCGGGCGGGCACGGGGATTTGCCATACGCGGTGGGCCACGCATGGCGCGCCAACCGAAGCGAACGCCCACCCGCATCTGGACCGGTCGGGCCGGATCGCGCTGGTGCACAACGGCATCATCGAGAACCACGCCATGCTGCGGCGGAAACTCGAGGCGCGCGGCCATGTGTTCGCCTCCCAGACAGACACCGAGGCTCTGGCCCGGCTCATCGGCGAATGTTACCGGGGCGATCTGACGTCAGCTGTCGCCGAGGCCCTGAGCCATGTCACGGGAACCTACGGCATCGCCGTCGCATCGGCCGACCATCCCGGTGAACTGGTTGCGGCCCGCCAGGGCAGCCCCCTGGTGCTGGGCATGGGCGTCGGCGAGACGCTGGTGGCGAGCGACGTGACGGCGGTGATCGGCCGGACGCGGCAGGTCGTCTACCTCGAGGATGGCGATGTGGTCCACATCAAAAACGGTGAAGCCGACATACGCACCCGTGACCGGGTTCCGGTCTCGCGCAGCGTCGCCCAAGTGGACTGGGACGCCGGCGCGGCTGAAAAGGGCGGTTTTGCGCACTTCATGTTAAAGGAGATCTACGAGCAGCCCGAAGCGATCACGAACGCCTTTCGCGGCCGGCTGGATCTGGAGGCGGGCACGGCGATGTGTGCCGGCCTGGGAATGTCGCCGCGCGAGCTGGCCGCCGTGCGGCGCATCGTGGTCGTGGCGTGTGGCACGTCGCTCCATGCGGGCATGGCCGGCAAATACGCCATTGAGGGCCTGGCGGGAATCCCGGTCGAGGCGGAGCAGGCGGCGGAGTTTCGTTATCGCAACCCGATCCTTTCGCCCGACGACCTTGTCCTCGCCGTGAGCCAGTCGGGCGAAACCGCCGACACGCTGGCGGCGGTGCGCGAGGCTTCTGGCAAAGGGACGTGGGTGGCGGGCATTTGCAACGTGGTGGGATCGACCATCGCCCGGGCGGCCGGGCGGGGCGTTTACCTCCATGCGGGGCCTGAGATCGGCGTCGCATCGACCAAGGCCTTCACCAGCCAGCTCACGGTGCTGACGCTGCTCGCGCTCAAGTTTGGCCGTGGCCGCAGGCTCTCCCGCGAAGAGGGGCTCGGGCTATGCCGCGAGATACAGGCGCTCCCCGACGCCGTGCGGTGCGTGTTGCGGCAGAATGAGCGGATCGCCGAGCTGGCCGAGCGGTTTGTGCAGACGCGGGACATGTTTTACATCGGCCGCGGGGCGCTCTATCCGGTGGCGCTGGAAGGCGCGCTCAAGCTCAAGGAGATCAGCTACATCCACGCCGAGGGGTACCATGCGGCCGAGCTGAAGCACGGGCCGATCGCGCTCCTTGACGAGCAGGTACCGGTGGTGGCTCTGCTGAACGACATGCCGGGCAAGGACAAGACGATTGGCAATGCGCAGGAGTGCCGTGCGCGCGGCGCGCCGGTGCTGGGAATCGTCACCGAGGGCGACGACGAAGCGTGCGCCGTCTCGGATGCCGTCATTGCGGTGCCGCGGCTCGGCTTGTACACCACGCCGATCGTCACGGTGGTCGCGCTGCAGTTGCTGGCTTATCATGTCGCGCGTCTCCGCGGTTGCGCCATTGATCAACCCCGCAATCTGGCGAAGAGCGTCACAGTCGAATAACCTGCGGAACGGGGCATAGGGAGGTTGCACATGGGTCAATTGTTCGGCACGGATGGTGTGCGGGGGCAGGCGAACCGGGATCCGGTGACCCCCGAGATGGCGATGCAGATCGGCAAGGCCGTCGCGGCGGTCATCGGCTCCAGCGGCCACGGCAGCACGCGGGTGGTTTTGGGCAAGGACACGCGGCTGTCGGGCTACATGCTCGAAAGCGCCCTCACCAGCGGGCTCGTCTCGATGGGCGCCGACGTCTTTCTCGTCGGCCCCGTGCCCACGCCGGCGGTGGCGCATCTGACCCGTTCGCTTGCGGCCAACGCGGGGATCATGGTGACGGCGTCGCACAATCCGTTTGATGACAACGGCATCAAGATTTTCAATACCGACGGCTACAAGCTCGATGATGCCCAGGAGGAAGCGATCGCCGAGCGGGTGTTGAGCGGCCGCATCCTGTCGGAGCACATCCGCAGCGACCAGCTCGGCAAGGCTTATCGCGTGGATGACGCCCGCGGGCGCTACATCGAGTTCGCCAAAAGCACGATTCGCAGCGAGAAGCTGAATCCGCTCAGGATCGTCCTCGACGCCGCCAACGGCGCCGCCTACCAGATGGCGCCGTACATCTTTCGGGAACTGGGCGCGTCGGTCGTGAAAATGAACACCGAGCCCGACGGCTACAACATCAATAACGAGTGCGGCGCGCTGCATCCCGAAGTGATGGCCAGGCGTGTCAGGGAGTGCGGCGCCGATCTGGGAATCGCGTTGGATGGCGACGCCGACCGGGTGATTTTCAGCGATGCGGAGGGGCGCGTCGTCGATGGCGACCGCATTCTGGCGATCTGTGCGCTGGCGTTCCGCGAGGCGGGCACGCTGGCGAATAATACGCTGGTCTGCACGAGCATGAGCAACCTCGGTCTGCACGACGCCATGAAGCGGCACGGCGTTGCCGTCGAGGTGACCGACGTCGGCGACCGGTACGTCATCGAGCGGATGCGCGCGCGAGGCCTGTCGCTGGGAGGGGAGAAATCGGGGCATCTGATTTTTCACGACTTTGCCACAACCGGCGACGGCATCATCAGCGCGCTGCAGGTGATGCGCGTCATGAAGCAATCGGGCAGACCGCTGGCGGCGCTCGCGGATTGCATGGAGGAATATCCGCAGAAACTGACGGGGCTGAAGGTGCGCGAGAAGCGGCCGATCAGCGGGATTCCGGCGCTTGCAGCCGCGATTCGGGAGGCCGAACAGGCGCTGGCCGATGGGGGCCGGATCGTGGTCCGGTATTCCGGGACCGAGCCGAAAATCCGGATTCTGGTCGAGGCGCGGACGCAGGCGCTGGTCGACCGGTGGCACGATCATGTGGTCGCCGTCATCAGTCAAACGTTGGTGTAAATGGAGGTCGAATGAAAACAGACACGATGAAACGTCGTCTGCAGGAGCGCGGTGTGGTGCTGGTGGATCCCGCCGCCGTGTATGTGGCGCCCGATGTGGACCCCGGCCGGATCGAGGCTGGCGTGGTGCTTTATCCCGGATGCCGGCTCGAGGGACGCGATTTGGCGGTGGGCCCAAACTGCCGCCTGGGCACCGAGGGGCCCCTCCGGCTGAACGAGTGCCAGCTTGGAGCGGGCGTCGTGCTCGGGGGCGGGAGTTTCGAGCGGGCGACGCTGTTGGACGGGGTGACCGGATCGGACCAGGCGCTCGTGCGTCCGGGGTGCCTCTTTGAAGAGCGGGCGACCTTTGGCCATTGCTGCGGGTTCAAGCAGACCCTCCTCATGCCGTTTGCGACGACGGGGAGCTTGGTCAATTTCTGCGACTGCCTGCTCGCCGGCGGAACCGGCAGCGACCACCACTCCGAGGTTGGTTCGTCCTTCATCCATTTCAACTTCACGCCGCACGGGGACAAGGCGACGGCGTCGCTCTTCGGCTGCGTCCCCGACGGCGTGCTGCTGCGGAGCCGGCGGATCTTTCTGGGCGGTCAGTGCGGGGCGGTCGGCCCGGTGCGTGTGGCCTATGGAACGGTGCTGGCCGCAGGACAGGTGCTGCGGCACGATGTCGAGACGCCGGGCTTGCTCGTGGTGCCGCCGCCCCCCACGCCGGGGGAGCGGGTCTACGACGTGGTCTGCCGCCATCCGGAGCGGGTGGTCCGCAACAATCTGATCTACATCGGCAACCTGCTGGCGCTGGATCAGTGGTACCGCCGCGTCCGGGCCGGTTTCATGGCCAGCACCCCGTGGAGCGCGCGGTGTCACGCTGGCGCGATGCAGCGTCTGGACGAGGCCTTGCGCGAACGGATGGAGCGGCTCAACGCTTTTGTCCGGATCATCGGGACGGATGCCGAGCGCGCCTGTTTCCCCGCCGGATGGGAGCCGATTCGCGAACGGGTCGCGCAGGCTTTGGGCGCGCGCGCGGAGATCGGCTGTTCCGAGGCTCTCGCGCCGATGGTCGCTGCGCTGGCCGGCGCGAACTGGACGGAAGCGGTGCAGCGGCTCGACGCTGATGCCGCCGCCGCCGTGCGCGCCTGGCTCAAGTCGGTCGTGTCGATCATCGTCGATGGCGCTGGCAAGCCGTGCGGGGGAAGGACGGAGTAGCGGTGTTGTGCAAAATCGCGGAAAACGGAGTGTAGCCGTTCGCAGGCTGCTGGCGCTCGCCACGGCCTTGGCGCTGTACGGGGCTTTCCGGATCGCATGGTCGCCGGTTCGTCCGGTGAGCGGAGGTGATCAACCCGCGGCCCAGCCGTCGTTGGCCGAAGCCCGCATCGCCTCGACTCGTGCGCTGCATACCGCAGCCGTCCCGGCCGTATCGCGCAATTCCGATGTCGGAGGCCGTGGGACCTTGCCGCCGCCTGCGGTCTCCACTTCCTTGCCGCCTGCGCGCGCCGAATCGCCGGCCGGCCCTGGCGCCGCCGGTCTGGATGGCGCGGGGAAGTCCGTTGCGGGCGTTCCGGGCGAGCACCCCCTGTTTGCCGCTTTGCGCGCCAGCGCGGAACAGCCCATTCCCGCCGAAGTGCGCGCATTGGCGCTTCAGATCACGGCCGGCAGCACCAACGATCTGCAGCGTGCCCGCGCCATCTACGACTGGCTCACCGGCAATATCCGGTATGACACGGAGGAGTGGGCGCACGTGGTCGGCGGCGGCGAAGACTACTGTCACGACCACGACCCGCTGAGCGTGATCCGCCGCGGCACGACGGTCTGCATCGGCTACGCGTGGCTCTTCAACGCGCTGGCTCAGAGCGTCGGCTTGCGGGCGACCTATCTGATCGGCGATGTGCGCGGGTACCGCGGCACCGAGGATGATACGCTCGTCAGTGCCTTCAAGCACGCGTGGAACGCCGTCGAAGTGGACCAGACGTGGCTGCTCCTGGACGCGACCTGGGGGGCGAGCCAGAGCGGACAGATCGAAGATGCCTATGCGCCGCGCCGCGCCTACTACTTCAACACGCCGGCCAATCAACTGATCTTCGATCATCTCCCCGAATCGGCGGAGTGGCAGCTCCTGTTGAATCCGGTTCCGGATGTCGCGAGCTTTGCGGCGCTGCCCAATCTGAAGCCGGCCTTCTTCACCGATGGCCTGCGGCTCGTGACGGCCTTCACGGACACGCTGCATCTGGAGCCCGGCACGCCAGCCGGCATCACCCTTCTGGCGCCCGAAGGGGTGAGGTTGATCGCCACCCTGAGTCAGGCGGACGGCACGAACACCCGGATGCTGCCCGTGCGGCAGCAGGGCCATCAACGCGACATGGTTGTGGAATCGGTGCCGGCAGGGACGCACATCCTGCGCGTCTACTCGTCGTCCGGGACGGACCCCGTCCGGTTCGAATGCGCGGCCGATTTTGTCATCGTGGCGGATTAATGGCCGCAGGGCGCTGCAGAGGTCTGCAGAGGCTTTTGAACGCGGCAATGCTGATGGTTGACCCCAGCGCATCGGTGGTCTATACTACGTCCATTTAGTGGGAGCAATTGCCTGACAATGATGAACGACGAACCGAAGAAAGAGGCGCCGAGCGCGCCGCCCCAGTTGCCCAAGAGCGGCGGGGGGGGGAAGCGTCCCGAAGGGGTGCCGCCGCAGCGTTTTTTGCTGGCCTGGATGGCTGTGCTCTTTTTACTGGGCATGACCGTGTGGATGGTGTCTGGTGATCGGACCGTTGGCGGCACGCGCGAGATATCCGATGGAGATCTGGAGCAACTGGCCGCGAAGGGTGAGATTGAGAAAGTTTCATTCGTCCCGGACCCATCGAGCGGCATCCTCCATGTGAGCGCGGTCAAGAAAGGCAGCAGAGAGAAGGTCAGGCTGACGATCCTGGGTTCCGACGGCACCGCACTCACCGAGCGGTTGCGTGTCCACGGAGTGCATCCGTCGGTGGAGACCAAATCGGTCTGGATGGCGCTGATGTTTCAGTTGCTTCCCGTGGTGCTGTTCATCGGGCTGCTCTATTTCGTCTTCATGCGGCAGGTCCGTTCGTCGGGCATGGGCGCGATGAATTTTGGCAAAAGCCGGGCCAAGATGTTGAATCAGGACAAGAAGAAGATCACCTTCGCCAACGTGGCCGGGATCAAGGAGGCGAAGGAGGAGGTGCAGGAGATCGTCGAGTTCCTGAAGGAACCGAAAAAATTCTCCAAGCTGGGGGGGCGCATTCCCAAGGGGGTCCTACTGATGGGGCCGCCGGGCACCGGCAAGACGCTGATGGCCAAGGCGATCGCGGGCGAGGCCGACGTGCCTTTCTTCAGTATCAGCGGCTCGGACTTTGTGGAGATGTTTGTGGGTGTCGGCGCCTCGCGGGTGCGCGACATGTTTGAGCAGGGTAAGAAAAATGCCCCCTGCATCATTTTTATCGATGAGATCGACGCGGTTGGCCGCAGTCGCTTCACAGGGATTGGGGGCGGGCACGACGAGCGCGAGCAGACGCTCAACGCCCTCCTGGTCGAGATGGACGGATTTGAGACCTCCGAAGGGGTGATCATCATCGCGGCGACGAACCGCTCCGACGTCCTCGACCCGGCCCTCCTGCGGCCGGGGCGGTTCGACCGGCAGATCATGATTGACCTGCCGACGCTCGACGGCCGCGAGGAAATTTTGCGGATGCACGCGCAGAAGCTCAAGCTGGGTCCGACCGCCGACCTGCGGCGATCCGCCCGTGGAACCCCCGGATTTTCAGGCGCCGATCTGGCCAACCTGCTCAACGAGGCGGCCCTGCTGGCCGCGCGCCAGAACAAGGAGGGAGTGGATCAGGCCGATCTCGAGGAGGCCCGCGACAAGGTGTTGTGGGGGCGCGAGCGGCGCAGTCGGGCGATGAGCGAGAAGGAGCGGACCATCACCGCCTGGCATGAGGCGGGTCATGCGCTCACGCAGGTCCTGCTGGAGCACACCGAGCCGGTGCACAAAGTCACGATTATCCCGCGGGGGCAGGCGCTGGGAGCGACGATGTCGCTGCCCGATCACGACGTGCTGAACCGAACCTGCAAAGAGCTGCTGGATCAAATGGTTGTGCTGATGGGCGGGCGCATTGCCGAGAAACTTCACACGGGCGATGTTTCCACGGGCGCGCGGATGGACATCCGCATGGCGAGCCAGATCGCGCACCACATGGTCTGCGAATACGGCATGAGCGAGGTGCTCGGACCCCAGTCGTTTGGCGAGAATCAGGAGCTGATCTTTCTCGGACGCGAAGTCTCGCGCACGCAGGCGCATAGCGAGGCCACGGCTGAGAAGATCGACGCGGAGGTTAGCCGGTTGATCCGCGAGGCGTGCGACCGGGCCGACGCGCTGCTGACGGCCCACCGTGACAAGCTTCAGATTCTGGTCGAGCGCCTGCTGGAAGAGGAGACGATGGACGGCCGCGAGGTGGCCGATCTGGCGAAGCTGGGACGGTTTCTCACGCGCGAGGAGCTGGCTGAACGGGAGCATCAGGAGAGCCGGGCGCGCGCCGAGAAAGAGGCGGAGGCGGAGGCCGAGGCTCGGGCCGCCCGTCCCACGCCGGCGACGCACGCTGCGGAGATCGATGGCGAAGCGCCGTTTCAGCCACCCTCGCCGCCTGTCTGAATCGGGGGAACATGCGCGATGGGCAGTGGCTTTCAGAACGTGTGGCGGTGTCGCGGGCGGTCAGTCAGTCTGGATCGGCCGCAGGTCATGGGCATTGTCAATGTCACGCCCGACAGCTTTTCCGACGGAGGCCTGTGGGACGGCGCCCCGCACCGCGCGGCGGCCCACGGCCTCGCGCTGCTTGAAGCCGGCGCCGACATCCTCGATGTGGGCGGCGAGTCGACCCGGCCGGGCGCGGCCGACGTGTCGATCGAAGAGGAGTTGAACCGGGTGATTCCGGTCATCCGCGAGCTGGCTCGTCAGACGCACGCGCCGCTCTCGGTCGACACCCGCAAGGCGGCGGTCGCCCGCGCGGCGATAGACGCTGGCGCCTGCATCATCAACGACGTCACGGCGCTCGGCGGGGATCCGGAGATGCGGCGGGTTTCGGTCGAAACCGGCGCGGGCGTGGTGCTGATGCACCGGCGCGGAACGCCGCAGACCATGAACGCTCTGGCCGTATATCAGGATGTGGTGCAGGAGGTCTGCGAGGCCTTGCGCGCAGCGGTTGACGCCGCCCGCGCGGCAGGCGTGGTGCGGGAGGCGATTCTGATCGATCCCGGATTCGGCTTTGCCAAGGAGACGGAACACAACGTGGCCCTGCTGCGCGATCTGGCTCGGCTGACGGCGCTGGGTCCGGTTCTGGTCGGGGTCTCGCGCAAGCGGTTCATCGGCGCGCTGACCGGCCGGACGGTTCCGGCTGAGCGGATGGCCGGCAGCGTCGCGGCCGCGATGATCGCCGTGCAGCGCGGCGCGTCCGTGGTCCGGGTTCACGATGTGCGCGAAACCGTTGACGCATTGCGGGTGCTGGGCGCGGTTGGGGCTTCGGAAAGGGGGGGCGCACGATGCTGACACCCCTCCAGATCGAGTTGCGCGACTGTCTGCAAATCGCCATTCTGGCCGTGGCGCTCTATTATGTGTTGCGATTCATCCGCGGGACACGGGTCGCCGCTCTGTTAATGGGGTTTGGCGTCGTGGTCCTGGGCGTCATCGCCTCCATCAGCATCTTCAATCTCGATGTGCTTGGCTGGTTGTTTGGGGGGTTGGCCCTTTACCTCGCGTTTGGGGTCGTGATCATTTTTCATCCGGAATTCCGGCGGGGGTTGGTGATGTTCGGGAGGCAGCCGTTCCTCAGCGCGATGCCCTGGCAGACGACGCGGAACATCCAACCGGAACCGGTCTCGGAGAAACTCTGCGAGGTGGTGGACCGGCTCTCGGAGCGGCGGATTGGCGCCTTGATCGCGATTGAGCGGGCGGAATCGCTCAGCGTGTTTGTGGATTCCGGCGTGCGGATCGACGCGCCGCTGATCCCCGAACTCCTGCAGACGCTTTTCTATCCCCCCGCGCCGTTGCACGACGGCGGGGTGATCCTTCGGGGCGAGTGCATCGTGGCGGCGCGGTGCATTTTTCCGCTCTCGGAGCGGCTGCGATCAGAGATGAAGGGGCTGGGGACGCGCCATCAGGCGGCGATGGGGCTCAGCGAGGCGAGCGACGCGGTCGTCGTCGCCGTTTCCGAAGAGACGGGAATCGTATCGATTGCGCATGACGGCAAGTTCTACCGGGATATTCGGCCGGATGCGTTGCGCCGGTATTTGCGCGCGCTGGATCCGCTGAGGAACGCCGAACAGATGATGTTCGGACGATTCCTGGAGCGACTGAACCGGAGTTCGCAGAACGGGAATCCGCAACGGGTGCGGCAACGCGTCAGGCGGCAGCGGGAGGTGGATCATGACTGACCGCGGGACGAGTGGGCGCCGTGCCGCGCTTTGGGGCGATGTGGTTTTCTGGGTTCTGCGCGACTGGCCTTGGAAGACGGTGGCGCTGGTGCTGGCGACCATCCTCTATCTCTTCATTCGTGCGCGGATCCGGAATACCGAGACGGTTGTGGTGCCGCTGGATATCGATCCGCAGGCGCAGGTGACGGCCGCCACGATCGAACCGCTCGCGGTGTCGGTGACCCTTCAAGGGTCGCTGGCTGAGTTGCAGCGGTTGGACAGCCGTAAGCTGCGGATGCTGGTCCGCCCCAGTTTTTCAGAGGGACGCGCGGTAACCCCATCCTGGTTCAGCCGCCTACTGCGGTCGGCCGCCGGCAACCGTTCTCGCGTGCGGGGCAATACCGAGGAGTTCCGGCTCTCCGCGCGCAACCTGCAGGGCGTCAACCGGCAGATGCGGGTGACCAAGATCGATCCCAGAACGGCGAAAGTCACTTACGACGTGCGCGTAGAGGTCGAATTGCCCGTGGCCGAACCGGTCGTGGTGGGCAAGCCTTATCGGGGGCGCGTGGTCATCGACTATACGCCCAAGACCGTTCGTGTGACCGGTTCGCGCGATCAGCTTGAGGAGATGGTGGCGAGTGGCGTGCAACTGCAAACCGGGCCGGTCGACGTGGACGGCCGCGTGCAGGGTTACAGAAAGACGGTGCCGATCTTGCAGCCCAGCGTGTCGCGGCTGGTTAAGCTGGAACCGGCCGAAGTGACCGCCGAGGTCAAGATCATCACGGATCGGTTCACGAGTGTGTTTTCGAACGTCACCGTGCTGGTGAAGGGGTTGCCGGGTGAGGGGTCCGGGTGGACCTGCGCGCCGGCGGAGGTTTCCGTGAAGCTGACGGGCCGGGCGGAGGTGGTCAACGCCATCCAATCGGATCAGGTTTCCGTATTTGTTGACAGGCGCGAGGCACAGCGCCTCGGTACCAACGTCTTGCCGGTGAAGGTGTTTCTTCCCTATGAATTGTCGGTTGAGACCGCCGAGACAGAGCCGTCGACGGTCACCGTGTCAACGGTAGCGTCGGAAGCGGATGCGGGGTCGGGACCTGAAGACGCCGCAAAGGTTCCCGAAGGATGAGGATTATGGCAGACGACGAACAAGCAGACGTTTCGATTCCGCCGCCGAGTCTGGCGGCGCGGCTGGCGGGCGCCGCCTTGATTCCGGCCAGCCTGTTTCCCGTGCTCGCGTTGTTGACCTACGACTGCCGCGACATTGCGTGGGTGCATGTTCCCGCCAACATGCCCCCCACGAACCTCATGGGTGTGGTCGGCGCGTGGCTGGTCTTTGGGGGTTATGCGCTGTTTGGTTTTGCGCTATGGCTGCTGCCGCCGACGCTGATGCTCATCGGGGTGCTGATGGCATTCGGACATCCCGCGCACCTCGGAAGGCGTTTGCTCTGGGGCTTCCCGTTCTTCCTCATGGTGTGCGCCCTCATTCAATTGGCGGCAGGCACCGCGCCCCTGATGGCGTGGATGTCGGCCTTGAACATCACCCCGAATGCGGGCGGTGTCGTT
Coding sequences within it:
- a CDS encoding phosphoglucosamine mutase, which gives rise to MGQLFGTDGVRGQANRDPVTPEMAMQIGKAVAAVIGSSGHGSTRVVLGKDTRLSGYMLESALTSGLVSMGADVFLVGPVPTPAVAHLTRSLAANAGIMVTASHNPFDDNGIKIFNTDGYKLDDAQEEAIAERVLSGRILSEHIRSDQLGKAYRVDDARGRYIEFAKSTIRSEKLNPLRIVLDAANGAAYQMAPYIFRELGASVVKMNTEPDGYNINNECGALHPEVMARRVRECGADLGIALDGDADRVIFSDAEGRVVDGDRILAICALAFREAGTLANNTLVCTSMSNLGLHDAMKRHGVAVEVTDVGDRYVIERMRARGLSLGGEKSGHLIFHDFATTGDGIISALQVMRVMKQSGRPLAALADCMEEYPQKLTGLKVREKRPISGIPALAAAIREAEQALADGGRIVVRYSGTEPKIRILVEARTQALVDRWHDHVVAVISQTLV
- a CDS encoding TIGR00159 family protein; the protein is MLTPLQIELRDCLQIAILAVALYYVLRFIRGTRVAALLMGFGVVVLGVIASISIFNLDVLGWLFGGLALYLAFGVVIIFHPEFRRGLVMFGRQPFLSAMPWQTTRNIQPEPVSEKLCEVVDRLSERRIGALIAIERAESLSVFVDSGVRIDAPLIPELLQTLFYPPAPLHDGGVILRGECIVAARCIFPLSERLRSEMKGLGTRHQAAMGLSEASDAVVVAVSEETGIVSIAHDGKFYRDIRPDALRRYLRALDPLRNAEQMMFGRFLERLNRSSQNGNPQRVRQRVRRQREVDHD
- the hflB gene encoding ATP-dependent zinc metalloprotease FtsH, with protein sequence MAVLFLLGMTVWMVSGDRTVGGTREISDGDLEQLAAKGEIEKVSFVPDPSSGILHVSAVKKGSREKVRLTILGSDGTALTERLRVHGVHPSVETKSVWMALMFQLLPVVLFIGLLYFVFMRQVRSSGMGAMNFGKSRAKMLNQDKKKITFANVAGIKEAKEEVQEIVEFLKEPKKFSKLGGRIPKGVLLMGPPGTGKTLMAKAIAGEADVPFFSISGSDFVEMFVGVGASRVRDMFEQGKKNAPCIIFIDEIDAVGRSRFTGIGGGHDEREQTLNALLVEMDGFETSEGVIIIAATNRSDVLDPALLRPGRFDRQIMIDLPTLDGREEILRMHAQKLKLGPTADLRRSARGTPGFSGADLANLLNEAALLAARQNKEGVDQADLEEARDKVLWGRERRSRAMSEKERTITAWHEAGHALTQVLLEHTEPVHKVTIIPRGQALGATMSLPDHDVLNRTCKELLDQMVVLMGGRIAEKLHTGDVSTGARMDIRMASQIAHHMVCEYGMSEVLGPQSFGENQELIFLGREVSRTQAHSEATAEKIDAEVSRLIREACDRADALLTAHRDKLQILVERLLEEETMDGREVADLAKLGRFLTREELAEREHQESRARAEKEAEAEAEARAARPTPATHAAEIDGEAPFQPPSPPV
- the glmS gene encoding glutamine--fructose-6-phosphate transaminase (isomerizing), which encodes MCGIVGYVGLEGACGVLLAGLRRLEYRGYDSAGIALVDDGLLHVGKSVGKVQGLADRIACEWREDVCRRAGTGICHTRWATHGAPTEANAHPHLDRSGRIALVHNGIIENHAMLRRKLEARGHVFASQTDTEALARLIGECYRGDLTSAVAEALSHVTGTYGIAVASADHPGELVAARQGSPLVLGMGVGETLVASDVTAVIGRTRQVVYLEDGDVVHIKNGEADIRTRDRVPVSRSVAQVDWDAGAAEKGGFAHFMLKEIYEQPEAITNAFRGRLDLEAGTAMCAGLGMSPRELAAVRRIVVVACGTSLHAGMAGKYAIEGLAGIPVEAEQAAEFRYRNPILSPDDLVLAVSQSGETADTLAAVREASGKGTWVAGICNVVGSTIARAAGRGVYLHAGPEIGVASTKAFTSQLTVLTLLALKFGRGRRLSREEGLGLCREIQALPDAVRCVLRQNERIAELAERFVQTRDMFYIGRGALYPVALEGALKLKEISYIHAEGYHAAELKHGPIALLDEQVPVVALLNDMPGKDKTIGNAQECRARGAPVLGIVTEGDDEACAVSDAVIAVPRLGLYTTPIVTVVALQLLAYHVARLRGCAIDQPRNLAKSVTVE
- the folP gene encoding dihydropteroate synthase, with the translated sequence MGSGFQNVWRCRGRSVSLDRPQVMGIVNVTPDSFSDGGLWDGAPHRAAAHGLALLEAGADILDVGGESTRPGAADVSIEEELNRVIPVIRELARQTHAPLSVDTRKAAVARAAIDAGACIINDVTALGGDPEMRRVSVETGAGVVLMHRRGTPQTMNALAVYQDVVQEVCEALRAAVDAARAAGVVREAILIDPGFGFAKETEHNVALLRDLARLTALGPVLVGVSRKRFIGALTGRTVPAERMAGSVAAAMIAVQRGASVVRVHDVRETVDALRVLGAVGASERGGARC
- a CDS encoding UDP-N-acetylglucosamine pyrophosphorylase, with the protein product MKTDTMKRRLQERGVVLVDPAAVYVAPDVDPGRIEAGVVLYPGCRLEGRDLAVGPNCRLGTEGPLRLNECQLGAGVVLGGGSFERATLLDGVTGSDQALVRPGCLFEERATFGHCCGFKQTLLMPFATTGSLVNFCDCLLAGGTGSDHHSEVGSSFIHFNFTPHGDKATASLFGCVPDGVLLRSRRIFLGGQCGAVGPVRVAYGTVLAAGQVLRHDVETPGLLVVPPPPTPGERVYDVVCRHPERVVRNNLIYIGNLLALDQWYRRVRAGFMASTPWSARCHAGAMQRLDEALRERMERLNAFVRIIGTDAERACFPAGWEPIRERVAQALGARAEIGCSEALAPMVAALAGANWTEAVQRLDADAAAAVRAWLKSVVSIIVDGAGKPCGGRTE